DNA sequence from the Pyramidobacter piscolens W5455 genome:
AAGAAACAGGTCTCGCCATGCTGCCCGATCTGCGCAGGGCGCAGGATGCGATGACCCGCGTTCTTTCCGATATGCCGTTTTTCCCCGTGCAGGATTATTTTTCCGAAGAAACGCTTCGCGCGTATTATCGTTACTATTACCATGGGCAGCGCGGATCGATGGACTATCCTGCGCCTCATGACGCCGGACGGACGCTTTTCGATTACCTCGCGGCGAACAGAACGGCGCGGGTAGAATATGAAAGCAGGCACGAAAGGGCGCACCATGGAATCCTGCACCAGGCGTTTCGCACGGCTGGCAGGGAGTTTCGCGTCATCGACGAGAACACGACGGGAATCCTTGTCCCGTACGGCAAAGGGATCGAATTGCAGCGGCAGCTGCTTTCCGCTTCGGATTATCTTGATAAAAAGACGCTCTTTCGCGAGTTGCAGCGGTATTCGGTCAGTGTCTATCCAGACGGCCTGAGGAAATTGGAAAAAGACCACAAACTGCTTTTTTTCGAGGACTTGGGAATTTATTGTTTGCTGGACGAAGAGTCTTATGATGACGAATATGGTATAGTTTTTGAGGGCGGCGTCGATCCGGCCAAGTACATTTGCTGAATCGGCAAAAAAGAACAAGGAGGCGAACGCATGCAAAAAGCCAACAGGGTTGCTTATCAAGTCTGGGGAGAGTATGCGTTGTTCAGCGATCCCCTGACGCGGGTCGGAGGCGAGAAAAGCACCTACCCGATCCCGACGTATCAGGCGCTTGTCGGCATTACGGAGAGCATCTATTGGAAACCGACGTTCATCTGGTACATCGACCGAGTGCGCGTGATGAATCCCATCAGAATGCAGACGAAAGGAGTAAAGCCGATATTGTACGCGCATGGACCGAATGCGGCTGCGAACACGCTTTCGTACTACACGTATCTGTACAAAGTCCGTTATCAGGTCGAAGCCCATTTCGAATGGAATCCGAACATGCCCGACCTTGCTCCGGATCGCAACGAAGACAAACATTTTCAGATCGCGCAGCGAATGATCAAACGAGGCGGACGGCGGGATATCTTTCTCGGCACGCGCGAATGCCAGGGATATGTCGAACCGTGTACGTTTGGAGAAGGGAGGGGGGCTTACGATCAGACGCCTGAACTGGGTTTTGGCATGATGTATCATGGGCTCAATTATCCTTCTGATACTGGCAGGGAAAAGCTGGAACTGAGACTTTGGCGTCCTGTAATGGCGTATGGAATTATTAACTTTATGTTGCCATATCAATGCACCGAGGTCAGAGAACTGTGTGATTGGGAGAAAGAATCCTTTATGTTGAGGCGCAACTGCCAACCTGTGGAAGAGCTGTGCAGGGAGGCGATACAAGCATGAGCTGGTTGCAAAAACTGTATGATACCTACGACAACTGTGCGGAGGTACTGAAATCGAATCGAGAGATTGTTGATGCTCCAATGCTTGCACCCGTAGGGCAGATGGTTCAATCCGTTCAGGTTGAACTAACGCTTGATACTGGAGGAAAGATTATCGATGCGCGGGTAATAGAAGAGCGCGAAGAACAGAACACGTTCATCCCATGTACGGAAGATTCTCAGAATCGAACGAGCGGCGCGTGCGCGCATGTACTCTTCGACAAGCTTAAGTATATGGCCGGCGACTACTATGATTATCTCTGGCTCAAAAGCAACGAGGAACCATCAGATAAACTTCGTAAGAAGAATGAAGAAAGCCGCCAGGAATTCCATGAAGCCCGTACACTTTATATGCAGCGCCTGAATGAACTAGCGGCACGATGTGATGGAATTGTCAAAAAGCATCTTGACGTAATCGTGACTTATTTAAAAAGGAATACTCTGGTATCGGACCTCATTGCACGGAATATCCTCAGAGGTAGTATTCCGGAGCATATTGTGGCTGTGCAGGTTCCTCGTAAAGAAATCGTAAAATATCCTCTTTACAATAGAAAAATCGTCCCTGATGTATCTGAGGCTTTTGTCCGAATCCGCGTTCATTACCCGGGAGAAGTGAGAGACAAAATTTGGGAGGTGCCGGCTTTCTGGCAGTCCTATAAAGAATACTATCTGGAAAAATTGGAGGCTGAACGCGGTACGGACTTATGTTATGTACAGGGGTGGGAAATTGTTCCCGGGCTGAAACATCTTTGTCGTATCCCATTTACGAACTCAAAGTCGAAACTGATCTCCTCAAATGATTCTGAGAACTTTACCTATCGAGGCCGCTTCGCTACGTCCAAACAGGCTATGTGTGTGGGGTATGAGACTTCGCAAAAAGCTTTTAACGCTCTGCGATGGTTGGTACAGAAACAGAGTTGGCATGAGAAAGGGCAGATTTATGTTATCTGGGGAACGAAAAACCAGAGAATCCCGGCCTTTGACGATGACAGCGCAGACCTTTTGACAGAGGATCCAACGGATAATTCGACTTTTGACGGCGATATTAATACCCGTGAGGGATTTGCGAAGCGTCTGATTCTTGTCATGCAGGGATACAAAAAAGAGCTGGATGGGGCTTCGCAAGTTGTCGTGCTGGGGCTGAATTCAGCTACAGACGGTCGGTTAGCCGTGACCTATTATCAAGAAGTGTCCGGCTCGGATTTTCTGAACCGAATCGAAAACTGGCACAATACCTGCCAATGGCTTCATACGTACAAGCGCGACAAGAAGGGCGAAAAGAAAATGCATGCCTTTTTCGGAGCCCCTGCGCCTCTGGATATCATCAAGGCGGCATACCAAATTTCTCCGGCTGATCCCAGACCTAAGCCCCAACACCCCATACCCGACCATCTGCTTCATGCCACAATGGATCGTTTGATCCCCTGCATTTTGGAGAGCCGCCCGTTGCCGGGGGATCTTGTCAAAACGCTGTTCAGACGCGCTTCAAATCCGGCGGCTGTAAAGGAAGACTTGGATCGCGAAATGATCATGACGATCACCTGCGCGCTTGTAAGAAAATACTATAACGATCGAGGACAAAAGGAGGAGATAACGGTGGCGCTTCAACCCGATTACCCGGATCGCAGTTATCAGTTCGGCCGCTTGCTGGCGTATGCTGAAAATATCGAAGGTTATGTGAACAAGCTCGACGGAGAGAACAGGCAGACCAATGCAGAGCGTTTGATGCATCAGTTCTCCAAGCGCCCCATGAAAACATGGCAGATTTTGGAATCACAGCTCCAGCCGTACACTGGAAAGTTACAGAGCTCAAGATTCGGACTAAAAGCCAGACTTATGGCGGAAATAAACGAAATTGTTTCTGGCTTGTCCGAATGGACAGATGATTTGGACAAACCGCTGACGGAACTTTTTATCCTCGGGTACCGCTGCCAGTTGGAAAAATTGCAGAAGGACATGAAAGCCGCCGCAGAAGCGAAAGCGCAAAAGGAACGCGAGAAAAGAGCTGCTGAGCAGCAAGATTCTGAAGAATAATAATAACGGAGGAGATAACGATGTCAGTTCTGCAGAACAAAATCGATTTTGCCGTAATACTGTCTGTGAATAACGCCAATCCCA
Encoded proteins:
- the cas5c gene encoding type I-C CRISPR-associated protein Cas5c; the encoded protein is MQKANRVAYQVWGEYALFSDPLTRVGGEKSTYPIPTYQALVGITESIYWKPTFIWYIDRVRVMNPIRMQTKGVKPILYAHGPNAAANTLSYYTYLYKVRYQVEAHFEWNPNMPDLAPDRNEDKHFQIAQRMIKRGGRRDIFLGTRECQGYVEPCTFGEGRGAYDQTPELGFGMMYHGLNYPSDTGREKLELRLWRPVMAYGIINFMLPYQCTEVRELCDWEKESFMLRRNCQPVEELCREAIQA
- the cas8c gene encoding type I-C CRISPR-associated protein Cas8c/Csd1, with the protein product MSWLQKLYDTYDNCAEVLKSNREIVDAPMLAPVGQMVQSVQVELTLDTGGKIIDARVIEEREEQNTFIPCTEDSQNRTSGACAHVLFDKLKYMAGDYYDYLWLKSNEEPSDKLRKKNEESRQEFHEARTLYMQRLNELAARCDGIVKKHLDVIVTYLKRNTLVSDLIARNILRGSIPEHIVAVQVPRKEIVKYPLYNRKIVPDVSEAFVRIRVHYPGEVRDKIWEVPAFWQSYKEYYLEKLEAERGTDLCYVQGWEIVPGLKHLCRIPFTNSKSKLISSNDSENFTYRGRFATSKQAMCVGYETSQKAFNALRWLVQKQSWHEKGQIYVIWGTKNQRIPAFDDDSADLLTEDPTDNSTFDGDINTREGFAKRLILVMQGYKKELDGASQVVVLGLNSATDGRLAVTYYQEVSGSDFLNRIENWHNTCQWLHTYKRDKKGEKKMHAFFGAPAPLDIIKAAYQISPADPRPKPQHPIPDHLLHATMDRLIPCILESRPLPGDLVKTLFRRASNPAAVKEDLDREMIMTITCALVRKYYNDRGQKEEITVALQPDYPDRSYQFGRLLAYAENIEGYVNKLDGENRQTNAERLMHQFSKRPMKTWQILESQLQPYTGKLQSSRFGLKARLMAEINEIVSGLSEWTDDLDKPLTELFILGYRCQLEKLQKDMKAAAEAKAQKEREKRAAEQQDSEE